A window of the Coleofasciculus sp. FACHB-T130 genome harbors these coding sequences:
- a CDS encoding aspartoacylase translates to MKKIERVAIVGGTHGNELTGIYLVKKFERSPNLIQRPSFESLTLLANPKAYEIGKRYVDTDLNRCFLRQDLENLSLSSYEAQRAKKIYGKFGSGGSHQADLVVDLHSSTSNMELTIILASKQPFNLQLAAYLTSFHSKVKVLYSTTRNQGTPHLDSICEFGCTVEVGAVAQGVLDATLFQQTEELVQAILDYTEAYNQGTPPPVRDTLTVYHSIQTIDYPRNEFGEIQAMIHPQLQFRDYEALHPGDLMFLTFDGQAIAYEGEATVYPVFINEAAYYEKGVAMCLTEKQQVTI, encoded by the coding sequence ATGAAGAAGATCGAGCGTGTTGCCATTGTGGGGGGAACGCACGGAAACGAACTCACCGGAATTTACTTAGTGAAGAAATTCGAGCGATCGCCCAACTTGATTCAGCGACCTAGCTTTGAAAGTCTTACCTTGTTAGCGAATCCCAAAGCCTATGAAATTGGGAAACGGTATGTTGATACCGACCTTAATCGCTGTTTTCTTCGCCAGGATTTGGAGAATTTGAGCCTTTCTAGTTACGAAGCGCAACGAGCCAAAAAGATTTATGGAAAATTTGGCTCTGGGGGGAGCCATCAGGCAGATTTGGTTGTTGATTTACACAGCAGCACATCCAACATGGAGCTAACAATTATTCTCGCTAGCAAGCAACCTTTTAACCTTCAATTAGCGGCTTATCTCACATCTTTTCATTCAAAAGTGAAGGTACTTTATTCGACAACCAGAAATCAAGGCACCCCTCATCTGGACTCAATTTGTGAATTCGGCTGCACAGTTGAAGTCGGTGCGGTGGCTCAAGGGGTATTGGATGCAACTTTATTTCAGCAAACGGAGGAACTTGTCCAGGCAATTTTAGACTACACGGAAGCCTACAACCAGGGAACGCCACCTCCTGTAAGAGATACCCTTACCGTTTATCACAGCATCCAGACAATAGACTATCCCAGGAATGAGTTTGGAGAGATTCAGGCAATGATTCATCCCCAGCTTCAATTTAGAGATTATGAAGCGCTTCATCCCGGCGATCTCATGTTTTTAACGTTTGATGGTCAAGCGATCGCTTATGAAGGTGAAGCAACAGTTTATCCAGTCTTTATCAATGAAGCAGCCTACTATGAAAAAGGAGTTGCTATGTGTTTGACTGAAAAGCAGCAAGTCACCATTTAG
- a CDS encoding LysR substrate-binding domain-containing protein translates to MELRHLHYFIAVAEELNFSRAAARLHIAQPPLSKQIHDLEDDLGVQLFDRTQRPLQLTLAGRVFLDEARSAIASVDRAVNMAQRASRGEIGRLVIGFTSSMANSFLPDILRVYLERFPLVELVWRELATSFQLQALRDRHLDVGFFHLPSWMQEEVDLSWMTICHESLIVALPETHPLASQPQVSLKALAQEVFILPSRQFSPVLSEQLEHLCQQLGISPVVIQEGTLMLTILGLVAGGVGVALLPANVQNLQRKGVLYKNIAEPTPTVPMAAVWRQDDASATLREFLEVTKAIAQTHSKAS, encoded by the coding sequence ATGGAGCTTCGGCATTTGCATTACTTCATCGCGGTTGCAGAGGAGTTAAACTTCTCTCGTGCTGCTGCTCGTCTGCATATCGCGCAACCTCCCTTGAGCAAACAAATTCACGATCTCGAAGACGATCTGGGAGTGCAACTGTTTGATCGCACCCAGCGACCGCTCCAGTTAACCCTAGCGGGAAGAGTCTTTTTAGACGAAGCTCGAAGCGCGATCGCTAGCGTAGATCGTGCGGTCAATATGGCGCAACGTGCTAGTCGTGGAGAAATCGGGCGTTTGGTAATCGGCTTTACTAGCTCAATGGCAAACAGCTTTTTGCCAGATATTCTCCGAGTTTATCTTGAACGTTTTCCGCTTGTGGAACTCGTCTGGCGAGAGTTAGCAACTTCCTTCCAATTGCAAGCACTGCGCGATCGCCATCTGGATGTTGGCTTTTTCCATTTGCCGTCCTGGATGCAAGAAGAAGTTGATTTATCCTGGATGACGATTTGCCATGAGTCTTTAATTGTCGCTTTACCAGAGACTCATCCACTGGCGAGCCAACCTCAAGTTTCCTTAAAAGCACTGGCACAGGAAGTGTTCATCCTTCCTTCTCGTCAATTCTCTCCAGTCTTATCTGAACAGCTCGAACATCTGTGCCAACAATTGGGTATTTCCCCCGTTGTCATCCAGGAAGGAACGCTGATGCTAACAATACTCGGCTTAGTCGCTGGTGGGGTTGGAGTTGCCTTGCTACCTGCTAATGTCCAAAATCTTCAACGCAAGGGTGTCTTATACAAAAACATCGCTGAACCAACACCAACTGTCCCAATGGCGGCTGTATGGCGACAGGACGATGCTTCAGCGACTTTGCGCGAGTTCTTGGAAGTGACAAAAGCGATCGCGCAGACTCACTCAAAAGCGTCTTAA
- a CDS encoding PfaD family polyunsaturated fatty acid/polyketide biosynthesis protein, translating into MLAIPLTQNKNGLRFSGNPNNQNPVWQGSLNSVAFDEEGIKTKLLNLDKPCYIVSKQGQIGVTNEGYLGDANNGKTESVETLTAVPPLVPQQLGDPSFLTFHGVKYAYSTGSMANGIASEEMVIALGKEKILSAFGAAGLVPSRIETAIHRIQQALPEGPYAFNLIHSPSEAAIERGAINLYLKYGVTTVEASAFLDLTPNIVYYRAAGLSLNSANQIEIKNKIIAKVSRTEVATKFLQPAPTKMLKQLVAQGLITELQASLAEKIPMADDITVEADSGGHTDNRPLVCLLPSILALRDEIQEKYGYEQPVRVGAAGGIGTPHSALGAFMMGAAYVVTGSINQSCLEAGASTHTKNLLAQAGMADVSMAPAADMFEMGVKLQVLKRGSLFPMRAQKLFDFYKNYDSIEEIPLVEREKLEKEIFRKSLESVWQDTVAYFSQRDPDQITRADNNPKRKMALIFRSYLGLSSRWSNAGEKGREMDYQIWCGPSMGSFNEWVKGSYLAQANNRRVVDVADHIMIGSAFLYRLQNLKLQGLSIPAQYWNYCPKPLF; encoded by the coding sequence ATGTTGGCAATACCTTTAACGCAAAACAAAAATGGTCTTCGTTTCTCAGGAAATCCGAACAATCAAAATCCAGTCTGGCAGGGTTCTTTAAATTCTGTAGCTTTTGATGAAGAAGGTATCAAGACTAAACTGCTGAATTTAGATAAACCCTGTTACATCGTTAGCAAGCAAGGCCAAATTGGGGTCACGAACGAAGGTTATTTAGGGGATGCTAATAACGGCAAAACTGAATCCGTGGAAACTTTGACAGCAGTGCCACCGCTAGTTCCTCAACAGTTGGGAGACCCCAGTTTCCTGACTTTCCACGGGGTAAAATATGCTTATAGTACGGGGTCAATGGCGAATGGCATTGCCTCCGAAGAAATGGTAATTGCCCTTGGTAAAGAAAAGATTCTCAGTGCCTTTGGTGCCGCGGGCTTAGTTCCTTCTCGCATTGAAACTGCTATTCACCGCATTCAGCAAGCACTTCCAGAAGGGCCTTATGCATTTAATTTGATCCACAGTCCTAGCGAAGCTGCAATCGAGCGGGGTGCAATCAATTTATATCTCAAATACGGCGTCACCACTGTAGAAGCTTCCGCATTTCTGGATTTGACACCCAACATTGTCTATTATCGAGCGGCTGGACTTAGCCTCAATTCGGCGAATCAAATCGAGATCAAAAACAAAATAATTGCCAAAGTTTCTAGGACAGAAGTTGCAACTAAATTTTTGCAACCAGCCCCAACTAAAATGCTCAAGCAATTGGTTGCTCAAGGGCTAATTACTGAGTTGCAAGCTTCCTTGGCTGAAAAAATTCCAATGGCTGACGATATCACTGTAGAAGCCGATTCTGGCGGACATACAGATAATCGTCCCTTGGTTTGTCTCCTACCTTCGATTCTGGCTCTTAGGGATGAAATTCAGGAAAAATATGGTTACGAACAACCTGTTAGAGTTGGAGCTGCTGGAGGAATTGGTACACCGCACTCAGCATTAGGGGCATTTATGATGGGAGCCGCTTATGTGGTGACTGGCTCCATTAACCAATCCTGCCTTGAAGCTGGAGCTTCTACTCATACCAAAAACTTGCTAGCTCAAGCGGGTATGGCTGATGTCAGTATGGCACCAGCAGCGGATATGTTTGAAATGGGGGTGAAATTACAAGTCCTCAAACGTGGCAGTCTCTTCCCAATGCGGGCGCAAAAACTCTTTGATTTCTACAAGAACTATGACTCAATTGAAGAAATTCCGCTTGTAGAAAGAGAGAAATTAGAGAAAGAAATATTTAGGAAGAGTTTAGAGTCAGTTTGGCAAGATACTGTTGCTTATTTCTCTCAACGCGACCCGGATCAAATAACTAGAGCAGATAACAATCCCAAACGTAAAATGGCTCTGATTTTTCGCTCGTATTTGGGGTTATCTTCCCGCTGGTCTAATGCGGGTGAGAAAGGTCGCGAAATGGATTATCAAATCTGGTGTGGCCCCTCGATGGGATCGTTCAATGAATGGGTGAAGGGTTCTTATCTGGCTCAAGCGAATAATCGTCGCGTAGTTGATGTTGCCGATCACATAATGATTGGTAGTGCCTTTTTGTACCGGCTGCAAAACTTGAAACTACAGGGATTATCGATACCTGCACAATACTGGAACTACTGTCCAAAACCTCTTTTTTAG
- a CDS encoding PfaB family protein, protein MEKIAIIGLSSLFPGAENPEQYWQNLIAKKDFKSLATVEQMGVDPQKFYSTDKGKLDKYYCLKGGYIRDFQLDTSEYPMAPELLKTLDEIYQWSLYVTKQALKDSGYLGNQSVLEKCGVILGNLSFPTRFSHRFFAPIYQKFLDSALQQLLKEESFQLKKPPSDVSLLNGMLSGYPAAVIAQALSLSGINLSLDAACATSLYAVKLACHYLLSGKADLMLAGAVSCADPFFINMGFSIFHAYPEDGISRPFDKSSGGLVAGEGAGMVVLKRYSDALRDGDRIYATICGVGLSNDGKGKFVLSPNPKGQILAFERAYTEAGIHPNTIDYIECHATGTPVGDITELNSMETFFGQSQTVPLIGSVKSNFGHLLTAAGIAGLIKVILSMGEEVIPATIDVIDPLRSEKGAIAADQIVTSPTPWPQKLPTKRAAINAFGFGGTNAHLILESSEDIGSGEDRTKAAANTSLQNPKSQIQNRLAIVGMDAFFGSCKSLDAFERTIYEGTQHFIPLPPQRWQGIEEQPQLLKEYGLANGEAPLGAYIQDFELDFLNFKIPPRDEDQLIPQQLLMLKVADNAIKDAKLAQGGNVAVIVAMGTELSLHQYRGRCDLSWQIKESLEQANISLSPEKLAELETIAKDSLHPPAQVNRYTSFIGNVMASRISAQWDFTGPSFTISAEENSVFKALEVAQLLLSNGEVDAVVVGAVDLSGGLENVLFRQQLAPINQGIPTLSFDENANGWMVGEGAGAVILKRHETAKQEQDRIYAVIDAISLIQDNANHQSTSDRILTQACQQAFDLAGIHPTDIGYLEVFGSGVASEDEAEIKGLLSAYQTSQASLSCCLGSVKANIGHTYTASGMASLIKTVLCLYHRYIPSTPQWSRPKLPQMWQGSPFYVATESRTWFLEPEASKRVAAINGLGIDGTYSHIILSEELSQKERRSKYLEQTPFYLFPLTANHQSALLEQLHSLQNLIETGDDLSVAATQTFTAFGKSPQATYTLAIVGSHKQEILREIHLAIAGIKKSFETGGEWKTPLGSYFTPKPLGNEGKVAFVYPGMASSGLGLGRDIFQLFPKVYDSFSALTPYPGQVMHEKLHYPKSLEKLSSQAQAEKQAEFLGDGVAMCQTGISLAVLYSLILRQYFQVQPQVAFGYSLGEASSMLFALDIWRDDGKLSEALVSSPLFRTDLCGPCLAGRRFWGLSESDRSEKFWISYVLKAPVSVVKEVLKQEERVYLSFINTPEEVVIGGDPQACLRVIETLKCKYFPINFDSVLHCEPTNTEYEGLVELHTIPIQNVPDIQFYSGVDYAPIKLDTNSLAHNAAKICCITVDFPRIIHRVYEDGVRIFIEVGAGNNCSRWISETLKQHEHIAISINTKGVDDHTGVVRVLAKLVSHGVSVDLSPLYSQVPEKSIQRQSIVKKVTLGGSRIYSKILTAENCEIFRKEITRGNKAKAMTIAKEPQQTTNHQNQMMKIFQLQIAVAEQLLNQNISAQSNGQIAPATSDPQRNSYTKPSNIVWDEADLLEFAEGKISRVFGKDYEIIDSYSRRVRLPVPPYLLVSRVTKLDGEINSFKPSSITTEYDIPQNAWYAVDGQAPWAISVESGQCDLLLISYLGIDFENKGDLVYRLLDCTLTFLDDLPKEGQTLRYDIRINSFVRSGDNLLFFFSYECFVGDKMILKMDGGCAGFFSDEQLENGKGIIVSDKELEARSKIPKQKFEPLLICQKSSLDELDMLSLTEGNIAACLGDHYWQDGLNPSLRLPPKAMLMIDRITSVEPTGGAWGLGLIIGEKFLDPDHWYFPCHFKDDQVMAGSLMAEGCGQLLQFYLLYLGLQTYTVDARFQPIPGLPQVVRCRGQVTPISGKLIYRMEITEIGITPKPYAKCNVEVILNGKIVVHFQDLGLQLSEKNPNHSISVEQAINNSQQKAGLPRKLALLNEDQVNEFCLGSVAKCFGPEFEIYDNGGVKASRMPNTHLNLVHRVLEVNGKRHELTKNSSIVTEYDVPTEPWYYRQNSSPTIPYSILMEIALQPCGFLSAYLGTTLLYPNQDLYFRNLDGQGRLLKDIDIRGKTITNTARLLSSSNIQGVIIQSFDFQMVCDGEPFYEGTAAFGHFSPQSLANQVGLDRGKDVPPWYETENTTGLAKAKIDLRSLESRAKFYRLNQARPHYRLAQYQLDLLNEVRIIQGGGNYQQGYIYARKEVKPNDWYFKCHFYLDPVMPGSLGIEGILQAMQVYALQNDLGKQFKSPRFVQAIDHLIVWKYRGQIPHGHTEMYLEVHISKVDITPNKVTLIGDASLWKPNLRIYEVKDIALCLVESD, encoded by the coding sequence ATGGAAAAAATTGCAATCATCGGTTTATCTAGCTTATTCCCAGGTGCAGAAAATCCTGAGCAATATTGGCAGAATTTAATTGCTAAAAAAGATTTTAAAAGCTTAGCAACAGTCGAACAAATGGGAGTAGACCCCCAAAAGTTTTATTCGACAGATAAAGGTAAGCTAGATAAATACTATTGTTTAAAGGGAGGCTATATTCGAGATTTTCAGTTAGATACCAGCGAGTATCCGATGGCTCCTGAGTTACTGAAAACCTTAGATGAAATTTATCAATGGTCTTTATACGTCACAAAACAAGCGTTAAAAGATAGCGGTTATTTAGGAAATCAATCAGTTCTGGAAAAATGCGGCGTGATTCTGGGAAATCTTTCTTTCCCCACCCGCTTTTCCCATCGTTTTTTTGCACCAATTTATCAAAAATTTCTAGATTCAGCTCTTCAGCAACTTTTAAAAGAAGAATCTTTTCAACTAAAAAAACCACCTTCTGACGTATCTCTTTTAAATGGAATGTTATCCGGGTATCCGGCAGCAGTCATTGCTCAAGCGCTGTCTTTATCCGGAATTAATTTATCTCTGGATGCAGCCTGTGCGACATCGCTGTATGCAGTCAAATTAGCTTGTCACTATCTGTTATCCGGCAAAGCTGATTTGATGTTAGCGGGTGCGGTAAGTTGCGCCGATCCGTTCTTCATCAACATGGGATTTTCCATTTTCCACGCTTATCCAGAAGATGGGATATCGCGTCCTTTTGATAAGTCATCCGGGGGCCTCGTAGCTGGAGAAGGAGCCGGAATGGTTGTCCTGAAACGATATAGCGATGCGCTGAGAGATGGCGATCGCATCTACGCCACAATCTGCGGTGTTGGCTTATCGAATGACGGGAAAGGGAAATTCGTCCTCAGTCCCAATCCCAAAGGGCAAATCTTAGCCTTTGAACGGGCATATACCGAAGCCGGAATTCATCCCAACACTATCGATTACATTGAGTGTCATGCCACGGGGACTCCGGTCGGAGATATCACCGAACTCAACTCGATGGAGACTTTCTTCGGTCAGTCTCAAACGGTGCCTCTGATTGGTTCTGTCAAATCCAATTTTGGTCACTTGTTGACGGCTGCGGGAATCGCAGGTCTCATCAAAGTGATTTTGAGTATGGGTGAAGAGGTCATCCCGGCGACAATCGACGTAATTGACCCCCTCCGTTCGGAAAAGGGCGCGATCGCTGCTGACCAGATAGTCACTTCCCCGACACCCTGGCCTCAAAAATTACCTACCAAACGTGCCGCCATCAATGCCTTTGGTTTTGGTGGCACCAATGCTCATTTGATTTTGGAGTCATCAGAAGACATCGGGAGTGGGGAAGACAGGACAAAGGCAGCGGCAAACACCTCGCTCCAAAATCCAAAATCTCAAATCCAAAATCGACTCGCGATCGTCGGCATGGATGCCTTCTTTGGCTCCTGTAAAAGTTTAGATGCCTTCGAGCGCACGATTTATGAGGGAACGCAGCATTTTATCCCCCTTCCGCCTCAGCGTTGGCAAGGTATCGAAGAGCAACCCCAATTACTCAAAGAATATGGCTTGGCAAATGGGGAAGCGCCTCTAGGAGCCTACATCCAAGATTTTGAACTCGATTTTTTAAATTTCAAAATCCCGCCCCGCGACGAAGATCAACTCATTCCTCAACAGCTATTGATGCTAAAGGTGGCGGACAACGCCATCAAAGATGCAAAACTCGCTCAAGGGGGAAATGTCGCCGTAATTGTGGCGATGGGGACAGAACTCTCCCTACACCAGTATCGGGGTCGATGCGACTTATCTTGGCAAATTAAAGAAAGCTTGGAACAAGCGAATATTTCTTTGTCTCCCGAAAAACTTGCCGAACTGGAAACCATTGCTAAAGATAGCTTGCATCCTCCGGCGCAAGTCAACCGATACACTAGCTTCATCGGCAATGTGATGGCTAGTCGCATTTCCGCCCAGTGGGATTTTACTGGTCCCTCTTTCACCATTTCTGCCGAAGAAAATTCGGTTTTTAAAGCTTTAGAAGTCGCTCAATTACTTCTTTCTAATGGAGAAGTTGATGCTGTTGTCGTCGGCGCTGTCGATCTCTCTGGTGGATTAGAAAACGTATTATTTCGTCAACAGTTAGCACCGATTAATCAAGGGATTCCTACCTTAAGCTTTGATGAAAACGCGAATGGCTGGATGGTCGGAGAAGGTGCAGGTGCCGTCATTTTAAAGCGGCACGAAACAGCCAAACAAGAGCAAGACCGAATTTATGCCGTTATTGATGCCATCAGCTTAATTCAGGATAATGCCAATCATCAATCGACGAGCGATCGCATACTCACACAAGCTTGTCAGCAGGCGTTCGATTTAGCGGGTATTCACCCTACAGACATTGGGTATCTGGAAGTTTTTGGCAGTGGCGTCGCCTCAGAAGATGAAGCCGAAATCAAAGGTTTACTCTCTGCCTATCAGACTTCCCAAGCGAGTTTAAGTTGTTGCCTGGGAAGCGTCAAAGCCAACATCGGTCATACTTATACCGCTTCCGGGATGGCGAGTTTAATCAAAACTGTCCTCTGCCTGTATCATCGGTATATTCCTTCGACTCCCCAGTGGTCTAGACCGAAACTGCCTCAGATGTGGCAAGGAAGTCCCTTCTACGTCGCCACCGAATCGAGAACTTGGTTCTTGGAACCCGAAGCGTCTAAGAGAGTGGCTGCAATTAACGGCTTAGGCATAGATGGTACTTATTCTCACATCATCCTCTCGGAAGAATTGAGCCAAAAAGAGCGTCGTAGCAAGTATCTGGAACAAACGCCCTTCTATTTATTTCCCCTGACCGCTAATCATCAATCTGCGTTGCTCGAACAGTTGCATTCGCTCCAAAATCTTATTGAAACGGGTGACGATCTATCCGTTGCAGCAACACAGACCTTTACAGCTTTTGGGAAATCGCCCCAGGCGACTTATACCCTAGCGATTGTCGGTTCTCATAAACAGGAAATCCTGCGGGAAATCCACTTAGCGATCGCAGGTATCAAAAAAAGCTTTGAAACTGGCGGAGAATGGAAAACACCACTTGGCAGTTATTTCACACCGAAACCTTTAGGAAATGAGGGTAAAGTTGCCTTTGTTTACCCTGGTATGGCTAGTTCTGGTCTGGGGCTGGGACGGGACATTTTCCAGCTATTTCCTAAAGTTTACGATAGCTTCTCGGCTCTGACTCCCTATCCAGGTCAGGTCATGCACGAGAAACTTCATTATCCCAAAAGTTTAGAAAAACTTTCCAGTCAAGCACAAGCAGAGAAACAGGCAGAATTTTTGGGTGACGGAGTAGCAATGTGCCAAACCGGAATCAGTTTGGCAGTGCTATATAGCCTGATTCTCAGACAGTATTTCCAAGTCCAACCCCAAGTTGCATTTGGGTATAGCTTGGGTGAAGCTAGCAGTATGCTGTTTGCCCTTGACATTTGGCGCGATGATGGGAAATTAAGCGAAGCTTTAGTGTCCTCTCCTCTATTTAGAACTGATTTATGCGGTCCCTGTTTAGCAGGACGTAGGTTTTGGGGTTTGTCAGAAAGCGATCGCTCGGAAAAATTTTGGATTTCCTATGTTCTCAAAGCACCAGTATCGGTAGTTAAGGAAGTCCTGAAGCAGGAAGAACGTGTTTATCTGTCATTTATCAATACTCCAGAAGAAGTTGTCATTGGTGGCGATCCGCAAGCTTGCTTACGAGTCATTGAAACTCTCAAATGCAAATATTTTCCCATCAATTTTGACAGTGTATTGCACTGCGAACCAACAAATACTGAGTATGAGGGATTGGTTGAACTACACACAATTCCCATCCAAAATGTACCCGATATTCAGTTTTATTCTGGAGTAGATTACGCTCCGATTAAGCTGGATACTAATTCTTTGGCTCATAACGCCGCCAAAATCTGCTGTATAACGGTTGATTTCCCTAGAATTATTCATCGTGTCTACGAAGATGGTGTCAGAATCTTCATTGAGGTAGGCGCAGGAAACAATTGTTCTCGATGGATTAGCGAAACGCTTAAGCAACACGAGCATATTGCCATATCCATCAATACCAAAGGCGTTGATGACCATACTGGGGTGGTCAGGGTTTTAGCAAAACTTGTGAGTCACGGCGTCTCTGTGGATTTGTCCCCACTTTATTCTCAAGTGCCAGAAAAATCTATCCAACGTCAATCAATTGTTAAAAAAGTTACTTTGGGTGGAAGCCGAATTTATTCTAAAATTTTGACCGCTGAAAATTGTGAGATTTTCCGAAAAGAGATAACAAGAGGTAATAAAGCAAAAGCCATGACAATAGCAAAAGAACCCCAACAGACAACTAATCATCAAAACCAAATGATGAAGATATTTCAGCTACAAATAGCTGTAGCCGAACAATTATTGAATCAAAATATATCAGCTCAGAGCAATGGTCAGATAGCCCCTGCAACTTCAGATCCTCAGCGCAATAGTTACACAAAGCCTTCTAATATTGTTTGGGATGAAGCAGATTTACTGGAATTTGCTGAAGGGAAAATTTCCCGTGTTTTCGGTAAAGACTATGAAATTATCGATTCCTATTCCCGGCGAGTGCGGCTGCCAGTTCCGCCCTATCTCTTGGTGAGCAGGGTTACTAAACTTGATGGGGAAATAAATAGCTTTAAACCCTCTTCAATCACAACCGAATACGATATTCCACAGAATGCCTGGTACGCTGTTGATGGTCAAGCTCCTTGGGCAATCAGTGTAGAATCTGGTCAATGCGATTTATTATTAATCAGCTACCTAGGAATTGATTTTGAGAATAAAGGCGACCTAGTTTATCGCTTGCTTGATTGCACCCTGACGTTCCTAGATGATTTACCCAAAGAAGGACAAACCCTGCGTTATGACATCCGCATAAATTCTTTTGTGCGAAGCGGAGATAACCTACTATTTTTCTTTAGTTACGAGTGCTTTGTTGGGGATAAAATGATCCTCAAAATGGACGGAGGCTGTGCCGGATTCTTTTCCGACGAACAACTCGAAAATGGTAAGGGAATTATTGTTTCCGATAAAGAACTTGAAGCGCGAAGCAAGATTCCAAAGCAAAAGTTTGAGCCTCTGCTAATCTGTCAAAAATCAAGCCTAGATGAGTTAGATATGTTATCCCTCACCGAGGGTAATATTGCTGCCTGTTTAGGAGACCATTATTGGCAAGATGGCTTAAATCCCTCCCTGCGCTTGCCCCCGAAGGCAATGCTCATGATCGACCGCATCACATCAGTAGAACCGACAGGAGGGGCTTGGGGTTTAGGTCTAATTATCGGCGAAAAATTTCTTGACCCAGATCATTGGTATTTCCCCTGCCACTTCAAAGACGATCAGGTGATGGCTGGTTCCCTGATGGCAGAAGGGTGCGGTCAACTCTTGCAATTCTATCTTCTCTATTTAGGATTGCAAACCTACACGGTTGATGCTAGATTTCAACCGATTCCCGGTTTGCCACAGGTCGTCCGTTGTCGCGGACAGGTGACTCCCATTTCGGGCAAATTAATCTATCGGATGGAAATCACTGAAATTGGCATTACACCAAAACCTTATGCAAAATGTAATGTTGAAGTCATCCTGAACGGCAAAATTGTTGTTCACTTCCAAGACCTAGGCTTGCAGCTATCTGAAAAGAACCCTAATCATTCAATTTCTGTTGAACAAGCGATAAACAACTCTCAACAAAAGGCAGGATTACCCCGGAAACTAGCCTTATTAAATGAAGATCAAGTCAACGAATTTTGTCTGGGTTCGGTTGCTAAGTGTTTTGGCCCAGAATTCGAGATTTATGACAACGGTGGCGTCAAAGCTTCGCGAATGCCCAATACTCATCTCAATTTGGTGCATCGCGTTTTGGAAGTGAATGGTAAGCGCCATGAACTAACAAAAAATTCCAGTATTGTTACTGAATACGACGTTCCCACAGAGCCTTGGTATTATCGCCAAAACTCCTCTCCGACAATACCGTACTCAATTTTAATGGAGATAGCTCTGCAACCCTGTGGTTTTCTCTCTGCTTATTTAGGAACTACTTTGTTGTATCCAAATCAAGACTTGTACTTCCGCAATCTTGATGGACAGGGTCGCCTTCTCAAGGATATAGATATTCGAGGAAAGACGATTACGAATACAGCCCGGTTACTGTCTTCATCCAATATCCAGGGAGTGATTATTCAGAGTTTTGATTTTCAAATGGTTTGCGATGGCGAACCGTTTTATGAAGGAACTGCCGCATTTGGTCATTTTAGCCCCCAATCTTTAGCAAATCAGGTAGGACTGGATCGCGGTAAGGATGTTCCACCCTGGTACGAAACTGAAAATACCACCGGACTCGCGAAAGCAAAAATCGACTTAAGGAGTCTAGAAAGTAGAGCCAAGTTTTATCGCCTTAATCAGGCTCGACCCCATTATCGGCTTGCTCAGTATCAGTTAGACCTCCTGAATGAAGTACGAATTATTCAAGGAGGAGGGAACTATCAGCAAGGCTACATCTATGCCCGAAAAGAGGTAAAGCCGAATGACTGGTATTTCAAGTGTCATTTTTACCTTGACCCGGTCATGCCTGGTTCATTAGGAATTGAGGGGATTTTGCAAGCGATGCAAGTCTATGCCTTGCAGAACGATCTTGGTAAACAATTCAAATCTCCCCGTTTTGTCCAAGCCATCGACCATCTAATCGTTTGGAAATATCGCGGACAAATTCCTCATGGTCATACCGAGATGTATTTAGAGGTTCATATTTCCAAAGTGGATATTACTCCAAACAAAGTCACCTTAATCGGTGATGCCAGTTTGTGGAAACCCAACCTGAGAATCTATGAAGTTAAAGACATCGCTCTTTGTTTAGTTGAGTCTGATTAA